A region from the Lolium perenne isolate Kyuss_39 chromosome 4, Kyuss_2.0, whole genome shotgun sequence genome encodes:
- the LOC127296278 gene encoding uncharacterized protein, whose translation MSTPPQQRPPPSPAAPPAVAPATPATAAHTHTHTQPLPLPRAFLATSAPQRAPPPPHFTGRPLNPNPTHGILYPVATTPSYPASAAAAAAVASHRRIPQLSVGYPRPHAVAVPVARSPHPQVPTQQRSYAAVPRAVVAGVTPRPEQPPRGVPIAPQPHPKVVTPSPRNPGPAATPSPQEHSNTKERESTKEDASTVVINDRKVNVLDSDSGSLYALCRSWVRNGVPHEIQPSFVGNVAPLLPRPLPASVVDSRLSEKDKDAEDQDSEEEKNDTGEYTAADLLKQHVTRAKKIRAKLRKERQVRIERYKQRLALLLPPPPPPPSE comes from the exons ATGTCGACCCCACCACAGCAGCGCCCACCTCCTTCCCCCGCTGCCCCGCCCGCCGTCGCGCCCGCTACTCCGGCGACCGCCGCGCACACGCACACGCACACGCAGCCCCTGCCCCTGCCGCGCGCCTTCCTCGCCACCTCCGCGCCGCAgcgcgccccgccgccgccgcacttcACCGGCCGCCCGctcaaccctaaccctacccacgGCATACTCTACCCCGTCGCCACCACGCCCTCCTaccccgcctccgccgccgccgccgccgcggtcgcCAGCCACCGCCGCATCCCGCAGCTCTCCGTCGGGTACCCGCGTCCCCACGCCGTGGCCGTCCCCGTCGCGCGCTCCCCGCACCCGCAGGTGCCCACGCAGCAGCGGTCCTACGCCGCCGTGCCGCGGGCCGTGGTGGCGGGCGTGACCCCGCGCCCCGAGCAGCCTCCGCGAGGGGTTCCCATAGCCCCGCAGCCTCACCCCAAG GTTGTTACTCCATCCCCTCGTAATCCAGGTCCAGCTGCTACTCCATCCCCTCAAGAGCATAGCAACACAAAGGAAAG AGAAAGCACCAAAGAAGACGCTTCAACTGTGGTGATCAACGATCGCAAA GTTAATGTGTTGGACAGTGACTCAGGATCCTTGTATGCTCTTTGCCGATCTTGGGTGCGCAATGGTGTCCCACATGAAATTCAG CCAAGCTTTGTTGGAAACGTTGCACCACTTCTTCCAAGACCTTTGCCTGCTTCAGTTGTAGATTCTAGGCTGTCTGAAAAGGACAAGGATGCTGAAGATCAAGATTCAGAAGAAGAGAAG AATGATACTGGTGAATATACTGCGGCTGACTTACTGAAGCAGCATGTAACTCGTGCAAAAAAGATACGTGCTAA ATTGCGCAAGGAGCGGCAAGTCCGGATCGAAAGATATAAGCAGCGTCTTGCACTTCTTTTgccaccacccccacctccacctaGCGAGTAG